The Dehalococcoidales bacterium sequence GGCAATCTGTATAATCAGGAAATGAAGGTCGATATCGTAGCGAGGCTTCGTGAGGAGAAGCGTTTTGATACCGTGGACGAACTCAAGAAGCAGATAACCGAGGATGTTAAGCGGGGGAAAGCCATCCTGAGCACCCAGAATAAGGAATCGGTGTGAGTGCGCCCGTAAGTCGGATGCCGGTAGAACGGCGTACTATTGAATAACGCAGAATAGAGAGGGAGAGAAATGGAAAACTTACGTATTCCGGGACCAACACCCTGTCCTGATGAAGTACTTCAGGCAATGACCAAGCAGATGATTAATCACCGGGGTTCGGAGTTTGCCCGGATGCTGAACCGGGTCACGGAAAGCCTGAAGATACTGTTCCAGACCAGGAATGATGTCTTCCTGCTTACCGGCTCGGGAACGGGTGGCCTGGAAGCAGCCGTAGTCAATACCCTGTCGCCGGGGGACACCGTACTTTCCGTGTCTATCGGAGTGTTTGGTGACCGTTTTACATCCATCGCTGAGCAGTATGGTGCCGAAGTAATCCCGCTGAAGTTCGAATGGGGCAAAGCGGCGGACCCGGACAAAGTCCGGCATGCCCTGGAGAAGGAGCCGAAGATAAAGGCAGTCCTGGTTACTCATAATGAGACCTCGACCGGTGTTACCAATGACCTGGCCTCGCTAAGCTCGGTAATAAAGGGGTTTGATAAGCTGCTAATCGTCGATGCTATCAGCAGCCTGGGGTCAATCAACCTGCCCGTAGATGAATGGGGTTGCGACATTGCTGTTACCGGTTCTCAGAAAGGCTGGATGGCCCCTCCGGGGCTGACTAT is a genomic window containing:
- a CDS encoding alanine--glyoxylate aminotransferase family protein produces the protein MENLRIPGPTPCPDEVLQAMTKQMINHRGSEFARMLNRVTESLKILFQTRNDVFLLTGSGTGGLEAAVVNTLSPGDTVLSVSIGVFGDRFTSIAEQYGAEVIPLKFEWGKAADPDKVRHALEKEPKIKAVLVTHNETSTGVTNDLASLSSVIKGFDKLLIVDAISSLGSINLPVDEWGCDIAVTGSQKGWMAPPGLTMVSVSETAWQAHANARMPRFYWDFSRARSYLEKGQTPWTPAVSTVFAMNTSLGMMLDEGLPNIIARHARIGQLARDGVKSLGLTLFADENFASNTVTAVNAPEGVNANDLRKILLAENEIVLGGGQQRLDGMIFRIGHLGLVAEEDIQAVIAALKGALAKVR